The nucleotide sequence CGCTCCGCCCTGCCGCAGGTACTCGACGAGTTGGGCCCTGGCCTGCTCGGACTCGGCGACGAGCAGGACGGGCTGGATCGCGCGGCGGCGCAGGACCGGCAGGACGCCGTCCACCACGCGGCCGAAGAACGGGTCGGAGAACACCCGGGCGGTGAAGGACCTGCCCGTGGCGGAGAGCACCAGGGCCACGGTCCCGGTGCGCCGGGTGACCAGGGAACGGGCGGCCTGGTTGGGCGTGTAGCCGATGCGGGCGATGGCTTCGCGGACGCTCCGCTGGATGTCGGGGGCCACGTTGCGCACGCCGTTGACGACGCGGGACACGGTCGCGCGCGAGACCCCCGCCTCGCGTGCGACGTCTTCCAGAGTCGGTCCTCGATTCCCCACCCGCGCACCTTAGCGGTGCCGTGTGTCCGGTGGCAGGACGGTCCACGGCCGGCCGGAACCACTTGCTGTCGACACTTAATGAAAGCCAAAAGAAAAGGCGTGTCATACGCCTTGACCGTCACTCGCCCTGCGGGCAGTGTTTCGGGAGAGCGCTCTCCCATGTTTCCCCCCTGTATCCAGAGGAGACCCCATGTCTTCCGTCGGGTCCCCGCCGGTCCTCCGGCGACCCGCCTCACGTGTCCGACGCGCCACCGTCGGCGCGCTCGTCACCTCCCTGGCCGGCGGCCTGCTCGCCCTCTCCCCCGCCACCACCGCGCAAGCGGCCCCCGCCCTGCTCTCCCAGGGCAAGACCGCCACCGCCTCCTCCACCGAGGGCGCCGCCTTCTCCGCCTCCGCCGCCGTCGACGGCAACCTGGGAACCCGCTGGGCCAGCGCCTGGCAGGACGCCCAGTGGATCCAGGTCGACCTCGGCAGCAGCGCCACGCTCAGCCACGCCGTCCTCACCTGGGAGGCGGCCTACGGCAGGAGCTACACCATCCAGGCCTCCGAGAACGGCACCGACTGGCGGACCGTCACCTCCGTCAGCGCGGGCGACGGAGGCACCGACGACGTCACGCTCTCCGGCACCGGCCGCTACATCCGCATGAACGGCCTCACCCGGGCCACCGGATACGGCTTCTCCCTCTGGGAGTTCCAGGTCTACGGCACCACCGGCGGCACCGGCCCGACGCTCCCCGGCGGCGGCGACCTCGGCCCCAACGTGCACGTCTTCGACCCGTCGACGCCGGGCATCCAGGCCAAGCTGGACCAGGTCTTCCAGCAGCAGGAGTCGGCCCAGTTCGGCAGCGGCCGGCACGCCTTCCTCTTCAAGCCCGGCACGTACAACGGCCTCAACGCCCAGATCGGCTTCTACACCCAGATCGCCGGCCTCGGGCTGCGTCCCGGCGACACCACCATCAACGGAGACGTGACCGTCGACGCCGGCTGGTTCAACGGCAACGCCACCCAGAACTTCTGGCGCGGCGCCGAGGGCCTGACCCTCAACCCGGTCAACGGCACCGACCGGTGGGCCGTCTCGCAGGCCTCCTCCTTCCGCCGCATGCACGTCAAGGGCGGCCTCAACCTGGCGCCGAACGGCTACGGCTGGGCCAGCGGCGGCTACATCGCCGACTCCAAGATCGACGGCCAGATAGGCAACTACTCCCAGCAGCAGTGGTACACCCGGGAGAGCTCCATCGGCGGCTGGTCCAACAGCGTCTGGAACCAGACCTTCTCCGGCGTCGAGGGCGCCCCGGCCACCTCCTTCCCCGAGCCCCGCTACACCACGCTCGACACCACGCCCGTCTCCCGCGAGAAGCCGTACCTCTACCTCGACGGCAACGAGTACAAGGTCTTCGCCCCCGCCAAGCGCGTCAACGCCCGCGGCACCAGCTGGGCCAACGGCGCCCCGCAGGGCGAGTCGATCCCGCTGAGCCAGTTCTACGTGGTCAAGCCGGGCGCCACCGCCGCCACCATCAACCAGGCGCTGGCCCAGGGCCTGCACCTGCTGTTCACGCCCGGCGTCTACCACGTCGACCAGACCATCAACGTGAACCGCGCGAACACGATCGTGCTCGGCCTCGGCCTCGCCACGATCATCCCGGACAACGGCGTCACCGCGATGAAGGTCGCCGACGTCGACGGCGTCCGCCTCGCCGGCTTCCTCATCGACGCCGGCCCGGTCAACTCGCCGACCCTGCTGGAACTCGGACCGCAGAACTCCGCCGCCGACCACGCCGCCAACCCGACCACCGTGCAGGACGTGTACGTCCGCATCGGCGGCGCCGGCGCGGGCAAGGCCACCACCAGCGTGGTCGTGAACAGCGACGACGCCATCATCGACCACACCTGGGTGTGGCGCGCCGACCACGGCGAGGGCGTCGGCTGGGAGACCAACCGGGCCGACTACGGCGTCCGGGTCAACGGCGACGACGTCCTCGCCACCGGACTCTTCGTCGAGCACTTCAACAAGTACGACGTCGAGTGGTACGGCGAGCGCGGCCGCACGATCTTCTACCAGAACGAGAAGGCGTACGACGCCCCCAACCAGGCCGCCATCCAGAACGGCGCGACCAAGGGGTACGCCGCCTACCGGGTCGACGACTCCGTGACCACCCACGAGGCCTGGGGCCTCGGCAGCTACTGCAACTACAACGTGGATCCGACGATCGTCCAGGACCACGGCTTCAAGGCACCCGTCAAGCCGGGCGTGAAGTTCCACAGCCTCCTCGTCGTGTCCCTCGGCGGCATGGGCCATTACAACCACGTCATCAACGACACCGGGGCGTCCACCATCCCCGCCGGCACCTCCACCGTGCCCTCCACCGTCGTCTCCTTCCCCTGACCGGCCCGCCGGGACGCCCCTCACCTCCGGTGCGTCCCGGCCCCCTCACCCCTTCCGGGCGGCGCCCCAGTCCCCGCAGCGCCGCCCGGAAGGCGATCCCCTCCCCCTCCGTCCAGGAGCCGCCATGACCGCGACCCAAGCCCCCACCACACGAAGGCGCACCCGCACCCGCACGACGGCCTCGCTCGTCTCCGTCGGTGCCCTGCTCACCACCGCCCTCTCCTCCGCCACGATGCTGACCGCGGCGCCCGCCACCGCCGCGGAGACCCTCCTCTCCCAGGGGAAGACCGCCACCGCCTCCTCCACCGAGGGCGCCGCCTGGGCCGCCTCCGCCGCCGTCGACGGCGACCTCACCGGAACCCGCTGGGCGAGCCAGTGGAGCGACGCCCAGTGGCTCCAGGTCGACCTGGGCGCCGGCGCGAACATCAGCCGCGTCGTCCTGAACTGGGAGGGCGCCTACGGCAAGGCGTACGACATCCAGCTCTCCGACAACGGAACCGACTGGCGCACCGTCAAGTCCGTGACCGCGGGCGACGGCGGCACCGACGAACTCGCGGTCACCGGCACCGGCCGCTACGTCCGCCTCCAGGGGATCACCCGGGGCACCGGCTACGGCTACTCCCTGTGGGAGTTCCGGGTGTACGGCGGCGGGTCCACGCAGCCCGAGCCCGGCGGCGCCGTCCGCGTCACCGGCACCCAGGGCAACTGGCAGTTGACGGTCGGCGGGCAGCCGTACACCGTCAAGGGCGTCACCTGGGGCCCCGCGATGGCCGACGCCCCCCGCTACATGCCGGACGTCAGATCGATGGGCGTCAACACGGTCCGCACCTGGGGCACCGACGCCGGCACCAAACCGCTGCTCGACGCGGCGGCCGCCCACGGCGTCAAGGTGATCAACGGCTTCTGGCTCCAGCCGGGCGGCGGCCCGGGCTCCGGCGGCTGCGTCAACTACGTGACGGACAGCGCGTACAAGAGCAGCATGCTCACCGAGTTCGCCAAGTGGGTCGACACCTACAAGTCCCACCCCGCCACCCTCATGTGGAACGTCGGCAACGAGTCCGTCCTCGGTCTGCAGAACTGCTACGGCGGCACCGAGCTGGAAGCCCAGCGCAACGCTTACACCACCTTCGTCAACGACGTCGCCAAGAAGATCCACTCCATCGACCCCGACCACCCCGTGACCTCCACGGACGCGTGGACCGGCGCCTGGCCCTACTACCAGCGCAACGCGCCCGACCTCGACCTCTACTCGATGAACGCCTACGGCGACATCTGCGGGGTCCGCCAGGACTGGGTGGAGGGCGGCTACACCAAGCCGTACATCATCACCGAGACCGGGCCGGCCGGCGAATGGGAGACCCCCAAGGACGCCAACGGCGTCCCCGACGAACCCACCGACGTCCAGAAGGCCGACGGATACACCAAGGCCTGGAACTGCGTAACCGGCCACCAGGGCGTCGCCCTCGGCGCGACCGTCTTCCACTACGGCACCGAGCACGACTTCGGCGGCGTCTGGTTCAACCTGCTCCCCGACGGCCTCAAGCGCCTCTCGTACTACGCCCTCAAGAAGGCGTACACCGGCTCCGTCGCCGGCGACAACACCCCGCCGGTCATCAGCGGCATGACGGTCACCCCCGCCGGATCCGCCCCGGCCGGCGGCGAGTTCACGGTCCGCGCCGACATCCGCGACCCCGACGGCGACCCCGTCACCACCAAGATCTACCTGAGCGGCAACTACGCCAACGGCGACAAGCGCCTGATCGAGGCCCCGTACCGCTCCCTCGGCAACGGCACCTTCGCCGTCACCGCGCCCGAGAAGCTCGGCCTGTGGAAGGTGTACGTCCAGGCCGAGGACGGCCGCGGCAACGCAGGCATCGAGACGAAGTCCGTCAAGGTCGTCGCCCCGCCCGTCGCCGGCACCAACATCGCCCTGAACAGGCCCACCACCGCCTCCTCCGCGCAGGCCTCCTACGGCGACTGCCCCTGCCCGGCCACCCACGCGACCGACGGCAACCCCACCACCCGCTGGGCCAGCGACTGGAGCGACCCGCAGTGGATCCGGGTCGACCTCGGCTCGGTCCGCTCCTTCAACCGGCTCCAGCTGGTCTGGGACCCCGCCTTCGCCCGCGCCTACGAGGTCCAGGTCTCCGACGACGGCGCCACCTGGCGCACCATCCACGCCACCACCACCGGAAACGGCGACATCGACACCATCGAGACCGGCGCCACCGCACGGTACGTCAAGCTCCAGCTCACCGCGCGCGGCACCGGCTGGGGCTACTCGCTCCACGAGTTCGGCATCTACAGCTGACCCCCTGAGGAGAACGAGGAGATCACGATGAGAATCCGCGGCCGGACCCTGTCCGCCTCACTGCTCACCGCCGCCTTGGGCGTCTCCGCCCTCACGGTGAACACCTACACCGCGGCCACCGCCCACGGGGAGACCACCGCCCCGGCCACCGCCGCCGGCGCCCACAGCGCGCATTCGGCGGGCGCCGCCCAAGGCCACGTCATGGCGGCCTCCGCGCTCCCCTCGGGGGACGACGCCGACGGCGACGGCTACATCCCGGCCGTACCCCCGGTCACCGGGGTGACCCCGTCCACGGCCACCCCGCCCCCGGCCTACCACCACGAGTTCCAGGCCGGCTGCTCCGTCACCCACACCGCGCCGGACGACCCGATCGTCTACCCGGGCCAGTTCGGCAAGTCCCACGACCACACGTTCATGGGCAACACCTCCACGAACGCCGCCAGCACCACCGGCTCGCTCTACGGAGGCAACACCACCTGCAAGGCGCCCGCGGACGCCTCCGCCTACTGGATGCCCTCGCTGTACAAGGGCGACCAGAAGATCCTGCCCGTCGGCCCGCAGGTCATCTACTACAAGGCGGGCGTCACCGACTACCGGAGCGTGCGCCCCTTCCCCAAGGGGCTGCGGTTCGTCGTCGGCAACCCGACGCAGACCGCCGAGGAGTTCCGCGGCCACAAGGGGTTCGTCGAGGGCTGGGAATGCGGTGACAGCTTCTTCAACACCGACTTCCCGGCGAGCTGTCCGAGCCGGCCCGACGTCCAGCTCAACCTGCGCATGCAGGCCCCCAGCTGCTGGAACGGCCTGCACCTCGACACCCCCGACCACAAGAGCCACATGGCGTACCCGGTGGTCAAGCCCGGCACCAACGACAACATGTGCCCGGCCTCCCACCCGGTCGCCCTGCCGATGATCGAGTTCAAGATGGCGTGGCCGGTCAACGGCGACATGAGCCAGATCCGCCTGGCCAGCGGCCGCGGCTACTCCTTCCACTACGACTTCTTCAACGCGTGGGAGGAGCGCACCCTCAAGGCCCTCGTCGACCACTGCATCGTCGGCGGCCTGCAGTGCGACACCCGGGGCTTCGACCTGTACCGCCCCGAACGCGGTGTCGTGCTCGACGAGAACCACCGCCTGCCCTGACCCGACCACCCGCACACGGCCCGGACGCCCGCCAGGGCGCCCGGGCCGCCGTCCCGTCCGCCGCCCCGACACAGGAGCACCCCATGAACGCGCCCGCGCCGTCCGCCACCGCCCACCACGACGCGCTCATCGACCTCCTCCCGCCGCACTTCCGCTTCGGAGCGGCCACCTCCGCCTTCCAGATCGAGGGAGCCACCGCCGAGGACGGCCGCACCCCGTCCATCTGGGACACCTTCTGCCGCGTCCCCGGGGCCGTCGACAACGGCGACACCGGAGACGTGGCCTGCGACCACTACCACCGCATGCCCGAGGACGTGGCCCTGCTCGCCTCCCTCGGCCTCGACACGTACCGCTTCTCCGTCTCCTGGTCCCGCGTCCAGCCCCACGGCCGAGGACCGGCCAACCCGGCGGGCATCGGCTTCTACGACCGCCTCGTCGACGAACTCCTCGCGCACGGCCTCACCCCCTGGCTCACCCTGTACCACTGGGACCTGCCCCAGGAGCTCCAGGACGCCGGCGGCTGGCCCGCCCGCGACACCGCCCACCGGTTCGCCGACTACGCCGAACTCGTCCACGAACGTCTCGGCGACCGCGTCACCCACTGGACCACCCTCAACGAACCGTTCTGCTCGGCCGTCCTCGGCCACGTGGAAGGCGTCCACGCGCCCGGCGGCCGCTCCTTCGCCGACGGGGTGCGCGCCGTGCACCACCTGCACCTCGCCCACGGGCTCGCGGTCCAGCGGCTGCGCTCCGCCGCCCGCCGGCCCCTCGACCTGGCCGTCACGCACCTCCTCGGCACCAGCCGGCCCGCCACCGGATCGGCCGCCGACCGCGAGGCCGCGCGCCGGGCCGACGCCCTCGGGTTCCGCTTCTACCTCGACCCGGTCCTGCGCGGCCGGTACCCGCAGGACCTCGTCGACGACCTGGCCGCGCGCGGCGTCGAGATCCCGGTCAGGCCGGGCGACCTGGAGATCATCTCCAGCCCGATCGACACCCTGGGCGTCAACTACTACCGCTCGATGCGTACGTCGGGAGTCGACGAGACCGGCGCCGGCACCGACTCCCTCGGCGTCCCCGTCACCCGGAACCTGCCGCACGGCGGCCTGCCGGTCACCGGCCTCGGCTGGGAGGTGATGCCGCACGACCTCACCGAGCTGCTGCTGCGCATCTCCCGCGACTACCCCGGCACGCCGATGGTGGTCACCGAGAACGGCGCCGCGTACGAGGACGTGCCCGACGCCGACGGCTTCGTCGAGGACTCCGACCGCACCGCCTACCTCGCGTCCCACCTCGCCGCCGTGGCCGAGGCCCGCACCCGGGGCGCCGACGTCCGCGGCTACTTCGCCTGGTCGCTCCTGGACAACTTCGAGTGGGCGTACGGCTACGACAAGCGCTTCGGCCTCGTCCGCGTCGACTACGCCACCCAGACCCGTACGCCCAAGCGCAGCGCCCTGTGGCTCGGCGCGACGGCCCGCCGCGTCCGGGCCGCCGGCGGGCACGGGTGAGGCCCTGGGGGCGACTCGGGGGGGGGGAAGTCACCGTCGGCTCGCCGGCGAGGAGCACCGCCGACGCCGTCTGCCGTATCGTCGGCCGGGCCCGACCGAGCCCCGCCGGACCTGATGTGCGCCCCGGCCACGCCCGACCGACCGAGCCCGGCCGGGCCCGACGAGCACCCCGGCCACGCCCGACCGAGCCCCGATGAAGCCCGAGGACATGACCGACCCGACCCAGGAGCCCGACTCCCGCCAGAATTCCTCCCCGGCCCATCCGCCTCACCCGGCATACGCGGCCCACCCGGCCCATCCGCCTCACCCGGCATACGCGGCCTACGCGGCCCTGCGCTCCACCTGCCCCGTGCGGCCCGCCCCCGGCACCGGGGAGCGCCCCGGTTTTCTGGTCACGGGTTACGCGGAGGCCCGGGAGGCGCTCGGCGACTCCCGCCTCTCGAAGGACACGGCCGCGTTCTTCGCGGGCAAGGGGTCGCGGCGCCGGCTCCACCCCGCGGTCGCCCACACGATGCTGGCCAGCGACCCGCCCCGGCACACCAGGCTCCGCAAGCTGGTGACGAGGGCGTTCACCACCGGGGCCGTCGCGGAGCTGCGTCCCTTCATCGCCCGCGTCACGGACGAACTGCTGGACCAGTGGCCGGACGGCGAGCCGTTCGACGTCGTGGCGGGCCTCGCGGTGCCGCTCCCGGTGATCGTGATCTGCCGGCTGCTCGGGATCCCCCAGCACGACCGGCCCGAAGTACAGCGCTGGTCGGGGCAGCTCTTCGCGGCCGGGCGGCCCGACGTCGTCGACGCGGCCTCGCACGCGCTGGCCGAGTACATGACCGGCCTCATCGCCACCAAGCGCCGGGACCCCGGCGGTTCGCTGCTCGACCGGCTCGTCGTGGCTCGCGACGGCGACGACCGTCTGAGCGAGGAGGAGCTGGTCTCGCTGGCCGTGCTCCTGCTCGTGGCCGGCCACGAGACCACCACCAACACCCTCGGCAACGCCCTCCTGGCCCTGCTCCAGCATCCGGCCGCGCTGGCCCGCCTCGGCGCGGACCCCGACGGCGTCCCCGCCGCGCTGGACGAACTGCTGCGCTTCGACTCGGCGGTGAGCACGGCCACCTTCCGGTTCACCACGGAACCCGTCACGCTCGGCGGCACCGACATCCCCGCGGGCGTCCCGGTCCTGATCGCCCTCGGAGCGGCCAACCGGGACCCCGTACGGTTCCCGGCCCCGGACCGACTCGACCTGGACCGCGACGCGTCCGCCCACCTCGCGTTCGGCCACGGCATCCACCGCTGCGTCGGCGCGCCCCTGGCGAGGGCGGAGACGGAGATCGCCCTACGAGCCCTGCTGACCCGCTTCCCGGGCATCCGTCTCGCCGTACCGCCGGACGAACTGACATGGCGCCCCACCCGACTCGTCCGCGGTCTGGAGTCCCTCCCGGTCCTCGCGTCGACGCCCTAGGCCGTGTTCGGCACGTCCCGCCCGGCCCGCGGGCGGACGGCGCTGCTGTCCGGACACGGCCTAGGGCGGTGCCGCCGGAAGGCCGCGCGGCCCCGTGCAGCGGGCGCCCGCCTCCTCCACCCGGCGGCGCAGTTCACGGTCCGCCGTGACGACCAGGCACGGCCGGCCGTTCGCGGCCCGGGCCAGCTCGACGATCAGGTCGTCGCCGCTGCCCGGGGCCTCCTCCACGCGCACACCGGGTACGGAGGCGACGCCCCGGGCGCGTCCCTCCACGACCAGCACGATCTCGTACGGTCCCGGGAACGGCCCGTCGGCCGGGCCGCCCGTCGTGGCGAGCCGGTCGCGCAGTCGCTCCGCGGCCCCGCGCCGGTCCCGCCACCAGCCGTCCGGCACCGATCCCACGACGTTGGCGCCGTCCACCACGAGCAGCGGACGGAGCGGCGGATCCTCAGCGCTCATCGCCCCAGGATGCCACCCGGCTCGTCACACCGCGGCGCGCCGCATGACGACCGGTTCCATACGGCTACGGCTTGCGTCCGCACCACGCCACGAGGCGGTCGATGGCCGGCGCGTCCGGGTCGACCTCGACCGCCGCGCCGAACGGCGCGCCGTCACGCGGGCCGGCGGGCAGCCCGCGCCTCATGGCGGCGTACGAGACCGCCACGACCTCGGGGTCCCAGTCGGGGAGTTGGCCGGTCGCGGTGGCCATGTCCCAGGTGTGTACGGTGAATTCCGAGGTCCAGACGGCCGCGGCGGCGGCGCCGGGAAGGTTCCCGAACGGCAGGATCAGCGTCCGGCCCAGGATCGAGGGGTCCGCCCAGGCCTCCTCGACCTCACGGACCGCGGCGTCCCACGCCTCCCGCCACGCGGTGTCCGCGAGGTCGTCGTCGACCGTGGGGAGAGTCGTCACGTCGCCGCCGCGTCCCGCGAGGGCGATGCGGCGCAGGACGGCGACGAGGTGCCCGGTGAGCCGCCGGACGGTGAATTCGGTACAGGGCGTGGGCCCGTCGAACTGCTCGGGCCGGACCGCGGCGACGGTGCGTCCGGCCAGCGCGATCGCCTTCATCAGGTGCCGGCGGGGGTCGTCGGTGGCAGGGGCGGCGGTGGACCGTGAGGTGTTCTCGGTGTGAGTCATGAGCTCATCCTGGAAGCCGAACAGGTCACCTCCTGGCCACTTTCCGGAAGAGAATGGCCGGCATGAGAGCCGATCGCCTGGTGGCCACCCTGCTGTTCCTCCAGACCCGCACCCGGGTGACCGTGGCCGAGGTCGCCGCCGAGCTCGAAGTGTCGCCGCGGACCGCACGCCGGGACCTGGAGGCCCTGTCCACCGCGGGCATCCCCGTCTACTCGCAGCGAGGCCGCGGCGGCGGCTGGTCGCTGGTCGGCGGCGCCCGTACGGACCTCACCGGCCTGACCGCCGACGAGATCCGGGCGCTGTTCCTGCTCGCGGGCCCTTCGTCGACCACGCCCGAACTCCGTACGGCGCTGCGCAAGCTGGTCCGCGCGCTGCCCGCGCCCCTGCGGTCGGGCGCCGAGGCCGCGTCGCGGGCCGGTCTCGCCGACGGCACGCACTGGTCGCGCGCCGACACGGCCACCGGGCCGCACCTCGACGCGCTCCGGCGGGCCGTCGTGGACGGGATCCAGGTGCGGCTCGGGTACGCCGGGCCCGGCAAGCCCGTGGGCGTGCGGACCGTCCATCCGCTCGGGCTCGTGGCCAAGGCGGGTCACGACTATCTCGTCGCCGGGACGGAGCGGGGCCTGCGGACCTTCCGGCTCAGCCGGGTGGCCTCGGTCGAGCCCACCGGCGAACCCGTCGTGCGGCCGGACGACTTCGACCTGCCCACGGTCTGGCGCTCGTTCGCCGCGCGGCTGGAGGAGCGGCTGTACGCGGCGACGGTGCGGGCCCGGGCCCGGCCGGACGCCATGGCGATCCTTGAGCGGCTGTTCGACGGTCGTCTGCGCGTCGGCGCGGTGCTTCCCGACGGGTGGACGGAGATCCGGGTCGACGGGCCGACGCCGGAGGTGGTGGCGACACAGCTGGCCGGTCTCGGGGCGCGCATCGAGGTGCTGGACCCGCCGGAGGCGAGGGAGCGTCTCGCCCTCCTTGCGGTCGAGCTGGCCGGGGTATACGGGCCGCCGTCGGGCTCGCGCGAGGGTTCGGCGGGGTGAGGCGCCGGTTCAGGCCGCGGGGGCGGCGGGGCCGGCGGGATCGTGGGGGTCGACGTCGGTGACGCGGCGGGCCTCCACGTGCGCGTGCGGGGCCTGGTGCCCGCCGGTGGCGAGGACGCGTACCTCGTCGTGGTCGCTGATCTCCGCCCGGATGATGCCGGTGGGGTCCGCGTACACCGGATGGCCGCCGGGCCCCTTGGCCGAGGTGCGCTCGACGAGGACGACGTCCTGGCCCGAACCCGTGTCGTCGGGGAACACCAGCTCGTAACGGACTGGGATCATTTCACCCATTCTACGCCGGAGGCCGAGTCTCGACACGTGCGGGGAGATCACGGGGCGTACGACGCGGACGCGGAGCGGCGGAACCGTCGGTGATCCCGAGAACCGGCGTGGGGTCTTCGCCATCCGGTGATGTTCTTCTCCGCGGCCCGGCGTGGTTGCGGCAGGGTAGGGCATGAGTCACGGCCGGCCTTTGGGTAGCGAACGGAGAACACGCGTGATTGTCGGAGTCCTCAAGGAAGCGCGGCCGGGTGAGAGTCGCGTCGCGGCCACGCCGGCCACGGTCGAACAGATCCGCACACTGGGGTACGACGTGGTCGTCGACCCGGGCGCGGGCATCGCGGCCGGCTTCACCGACGCCGCCTACGAAGCCGCCGGTGCGACCGTGGGCGACGCGCTGACGGCCGACGTGGTGCTCGGGGTCAACGCCCCCACCCCGGCGCAGCTGGACCGGGTCCGGCCCGAGGCGACGGTGATCGCCCTGTTCGCACCGGCCTTCGACCCGGCGATGGTCGAGGCCCTGGGCCGGCGCCCCTTCACCGCCCTTTCGATGGACGCCGTGCCGCGCATCAGCCGGGCGCAGTCGATGGACGTCCTGTCGTCGATGGCGAACATCGCCGGCTACCGGGCCGTCATCGAAGCCGCGCACGAGTTCGGCCGGTTCTTCACCGGCCAGGTGACGGCGGCGGGCAAGGTGCCTCCGGCGAAGGTGCTCGTCGCGGGCGCCGGCGTCGCCGGTCTCGCGGCGATCGGCGCCGCCGGCTCGCTCGGCGCGATCGTGCGCGCCACCGACCCCCGGCCGGAGGTCGCCGACCAGGTCCGCTCGCTCGGCGGCGAGTACCTGTCGATCGAGTCCCCCGAGACGGAGGTCTCCGGGACCGGTTACGCCAAGGAGATGGGCGACGAGTACAAGGCGCGCGAGGCCGAACTGTACGCCGCCCAGTGCCGCGAGGCCGACATCGTCATCACCACCGCCCTGATCCCCGGCCGTCCCGCGCCGACGCTGATCACCGCGGAGATGGTGGCGAGCATGAAGCCGGGTTCGGTGATCGTCGACATGGCGGCCGCCAACGGCGGCAACGTCGAGGGCACGGTGAAGGGCGAGCGGACCGTCACGGCGAACGGCGTGACGATCATCGGCTACACCGATCTCGCGGGCCGACTGCCCGCGCAGGCCTCGCAGTTGTACGGCACGAACCTGGTG is from Streptomyces venezuelae ATCC 10712 and encodes:
- a CDS encoding helix-turn-helix transcriptional regulator, translated to MRADRLVATLLFLQTRTRVTVAEVAAELEVSPRTARRDLEALSTAGIPVYSQRGRGGGWSLVGGARTDLTGLTADEIRALFLLAGPSSTTPELRTALRKLVRALPAPLRSGAEAASRAGLADGTHWSRADTATGPHLDALRRAVVDGIQVRLGYAGPGKPVGVRTVHPLGLVAKAGHDYLVAGTERGLRTFRLSRVASVEPTGEPVVRPDDFDLPTVWRSFAARLEERLYAATVRARARPDAMAILERLFDGRLRVGAVLPDGWTEIRVDGPTPEVVATQLAGLGARIEVLDPPEARERLALLAVELAGVYGPPSGSREGSAG
- a CDS encoding DUF6296 family protein, with product MIPVRYELVFPDDTGSGQDVVLVERTSAKGPGGHPVYADPTGIIRAEISDHDEVRVLATGGHQAPHAHVEARRVTDVDPHDPAGPAAPAA
- a CDS encoding Re/Si-specific NAD(P)(+) transhydrogenase subunit alpha, which codes for MSHGRPLGSERRTRVIVGVLKEARPGESRVAATPATVEQIRTLGYDVVVDPGAGIAAGFTDAAYEAAGATVGDALTADVVLGVNAPTPAQLDRVRPEATVIALFAPAFDPAMVEALGRRPFTALSMDAVPRISRAQSMDVLSSMANIAGYRAVIEAAHEFGRFFTGQVTAAGKVPPAKVLVAGAGVAGLAAIGAAGSLGAIVRATDPRPEVADQVRSLGGEYLSIESPETEVSGTGYAKEMGDEYKAREAELYAAQCREADIVITTALIPGRPAPTLITAEMVASMKPGSVIVDMAAANGGNVEGTVKGERTVTANGVTIIGYTDLAGRLPAQASQLYGTNLVNLLKLMTPDKDARLVLDWEDPVQRSITVVRKGETAWPPPPVRVSAAPAAAPAAAVREPAPKKPPMSAKRRFGGVAIGALVLFLTAGFAPAALLPHVTVFVLAIVIGYYVIGHVHHALHTPLMSVTNAISGIIVVGALLQIGHASAAVTVLSAVAILLASINVFGGFAVTRRMLAMFNRS